GGGGCCGACGGCATGGAAAATGAACTTCGCGCGAAGTTCCCCCGCCGACGAGACCACGGCGTCGCCCGCGGGGCAGCCGAGCGGATAGCGAATGCGGGTTTCTTCCATCACGCTCGGCCCTGCAATGCGATGAATGGCTCCGTCGACGCCTCCCCCACCGGCCAGGTCCGTATTTGCCGCGTTGACGATCGCATCGACAATTTGGCGAGTGATATCGTCCTGGACCAACTCCAGACGGCTGGCTCCGAATTGAACTTTCATGGCGGTGGTCTCCGTTCCACACATCGAGGTCCCTGGATCGTCTCGATCCTCAATCGGACGTCACGAGATCAGTGCCGGGCCTGAATTTCGATTGATCAGAAACGTGGCGACATCCGCCAGGAACGGCTGAATGATCGCGACTGCGGCGGTCGGCAATTGAGCCTCGTCCAGGGCCTGATTCATGAGCTGGACCCAGCGATCGCGTGCGGCCTGATTCACGATAAATGGCGCGTGACGCATGCGTAGCTTGGGGTGACCACGCTCGTTCAGATAGCGATCCGGGCCACCGAACCGAAAGATCAAAAAGCTGCAGAGGCGATCTTCCGCCCCGGCCAAATCATGCGCGGGGTACATGGCACTCAGAATATCGTCCGCTGGAACACGACGATAAAAGGCACCGACCAACCGGCGAAACCCCTCATCACCAATCAGACCATGGACGCTCGAAATTACAGTTTCATCAGGCGTGGACAATTCAGATCTCTCACGTGTGGAACAATGTCTCGTTGGGGGTATTTTGTGTGCTCGATGCCCGCAAGGGAAGGGCGCGTTCCCTGACGATTCATTTCCCCGGCTCGATTCCGAACTGCTTCTGGTATTCGGCCTTAAACGGGTTGATCTCTGGACCGACAGCTTTTTCATTGACGAGTTGTGATTGTACCGATTCCCACCATTGATCATATTCCTGATCAAGTTGAGCGACCTGCTGCGGGTGCGTTGCCGCAACATCGGTCTGCTCGCCGGGATCGCTGATCAAATCGAACAACTGCCAGCGATCCTGGGTTTGGTCTCCCGCGCGCACCATGTGCCAGCGCGGTGTCCTCACGCTGCAATTGCGAAACTTGAACTCGTTCGGATCGGCCCCCTTTGGCCAGCGTCCCACATGCGTGAACAAGGTTCGATCGGGCCAGTCGCTATTCAGTTGTTGCAACAAGGGCATCAGGCTGCGTCCTTCCACTTGAGTCGCAAGGTGTCCGTCGAGTTTGATCTCGGCAATTTCCGCAATCGTTGGAAAGACGTCGAGATGCGCACAGGGCGAACGGACATCGACCGGCTTCAGAGTTCCGGGCCAGCGCCAGAATGAGGCGGCTCGGGTCCCCCCAAGCCAGGGCGTTCCTTTTTGGCCCCGCATGCCTGCGTTGTGAATCGCAACTCCCACGGTTCCCCCGTTGTCGTTCATGAAGACAACCAGGGTCTCACGTTCGATCCCCCAATCCGTCAGTTTGGCCAGCAGACGTCCGACGTTGTCATCGATGTTGGAGATCATTCCGAAGAACTTGGCCACATTGGAATCGGCAACCTTGCCCCGATATCGCTGTTCATCTTCGGGCCGGACCTGCAGGGGACCGTGTGGGGCATTGGTCGCGATGTAACAAAAGAACGGCTGCCGCCCTTTGACCGTATTGATCCAGGTCATTGCTTGCCCGAAGAAGACATCTGTGCAATAGCCTTGTGTTTTCTCAAACATGCCATTGTGCATGATGGCTGGATCGAAGTACGTATTTCCCGGTGCATCGCCGCAACTACCTGGATAGGTCTGCCCAATTCCACCGCCGCCGTGAATAAACGTTTCATCAAATCCTCGCTGGCCGGGACGGTAGGCGGGTTCGTCCCCCAGATGCCACTTTCCAAAGATGCCTGTCGTGTACCCGACAGTCTTCAACACCTGGGGCAGTGTCGTCGCCGTCAGCGTGAGCCGTTCGCGTTCGAGGATGGTGTGCGTAACGCCATTTCGAAATTCGTGCCGGCCGGTCATGATTGCGGATCGAGTCGGCGCGCAGGTCGGGCTGACATGAAAATCCAGAAATCGGACGCCCTCGTCATGAAGACGATCGAGATGCGGTGTCTTGAGAACCGGATTTCCATGACACGAAAAGTCTCCGTAACCTTGATCATCGGTAATGATGACAATGATGTTGGGCGGCGCAGCATGGAGACGCGGCAGCCGCCCGCCCCAGGTGAAAAGCAGCAGGCAGATTGAAGCGGCCAACACATTGAAGCAAGTTCGTTTCGATCCATTCATGTCGTTGTCGCTCCGATTGACGCGCACATTCATCTTTGTTTCCATTCATGTTCACGATCGTACTTTGCGGTGCGGTTCGATCCAACAACAGAGCAAGCATCGGTCGAGAGAAACGGGTTTGACTCAACCGACTTGAACCGGGGCGGCCGATTGACCGATTTGACGTCGAATCCGTCTGAAATCATGGTTGCAGCGGAGTCGATTCCGGGCTACATCGCGTATAATTGCGTTGCTTTGCCTAGAATGGACTCGCGTGACCAACTCGTTGCGCACGAAGGAAGCGACTTTCGGAGCGCCAATGAACGAACACGCATTTGACGAATCGGTCGGCGAGCGATCGTCACTCGAAATTATGACATCACGCGAACGCCCAAGGGGCCCCCGTACTGCCTGGATCGCGTGGCTGGTGATCATTTCGACAATCGCCTTTCTCATCTTGCCTCGCAATTCATCGCGGCATGAGGAGACGGATGACGCGTCACTGGTGATGCAAGAGTTGCAGGCGAAATACCTGCTGGGCGCCCGGAGCCTGGGGCTCATTCCGATCGAGAGTCTTCGTGATCAGGTGGTCGCCGCCTTCAGTAGCGGCACGTTGCGGCAGCAGTTGATCGGACCGGTCTTGATCGGGGAAGTGACAGGAGCGAAAGAAGGTCTCAAGGCACTGGATGAACTTCGCGACCGTGATGCCACAATGATCGAACGGGCGAGCGAATCGGATCAGCAATTGATTCGATTGCTTGAGAAGTTGCTTGTGGCTCGATCAGAAAATGAAGACCTGAAAGTCGATTGGCCTGAAGACGAGCGGCGCGAGATCGAGACGGTACTGCCGGAGAGACTGGGATGGTCAGGTCAACTCGCCCTGTTGCCGCCGGAATCGCCTGATGTGGAAGGTCGAACGCAATTACTCGGTCAAGCGCGACGCACCTTCGTAGCGCTGTTGTGTGTCTTCGGGACAGGCATCGCGGCGGTCGTCATCGGATCGGTCTTGCTGCTGACCTGGTGGGGCTTTGTCCTCGCGGGGCGATTATCTCGAGGCATTGGAAGCCTTCGCGGCGAGCAGGCGATCTACGCCGAGACATTTGCAGTTTGGTTAGTGATGTATGTCGCACTATCATTCGCGATTTCGAATCTGCATTTGGAAAACCTGGGAATGACCACAATCCTCATTCCGATGATTGGTGGACTGGGTGCATTGGCCTGGCCGGTGATGCGGGGCACCCGTTGGAGAGATGTGCGAACCGATCTCGGTTTGTACTGGGATACTCCTGCCTGGACGCCGCCCTTGGTCGGAGTGGGTAGTTACCTTGCCGCACTGCCGCTGCTAGGGTGCGCGATGGTGATGACACTGGTCCTAATGAAAGTCTCGAACCAGTTCGCGCCCCCGGGCGATTCGGCCGCGACGCCCATTCATCCCATCGTCGAGCCGATTTTGCGTGGCAATTGGACCATGCGAATGCAACTCATGTTCGTGGCAGTCTTCGCAGCCGTCCCTGAAGAAATCATGTTTCGCGGTGTGCTGTACCGGCATTTGCGCGATAGCGGATCACGACCAGGCTCATCGCGCCGAATGATCTTCGCGATGCTGTTCAGTAGCTTCATCTTCGCCGCCATTCATCCGCAAGGACTGTTTGGCATCCCCATCCTGATGACGATCGCGATGGTGCTCGCTACGGTTCGCGAATGGCGCGGATCACTCGTCCCATGCATGATTACGCACGGGATGGTGAACGCGGTTACCACCCTGGTGTTATTCCTGATGGCCGACTGATCAGGCAATTATTCGTCCGCGCCGCCCATCGCATTCGGCTTACTCAGAAAGCGACCACCGCTCATGAACATGCCATTTTCGCAGGGCATACACCATTCCACGGCAACGCGGTAACAGTACTCGCGCGATTCGCTGGCCATCTTGACAGTCACTTCGCCCAGCGAAATTGAACCGCGATGAAGAAGGCCGATTCCAAATCGGCTGATCTCGCGCGTCATTGCGGGCACGGTGTTGCCCCGTGCCGTCGTGATCTCGGCCGGAACGGTCAGTTCAATTCGTTCTTGAGTTCGCAGATTTTGCACGTCGAGTCGCTCGATGCTCTCGAGGACGGCGCGCAGATCTTTGACACTAGGTCGGCTCCAGGGGTCCGGGGCGTTCATGAAACTCTCGCGATCTGTCTGAGGGACTAGCAGTTCAACCGGTACGATCCAGTTTAGTACATGATTTCAGAAAAGATCGGGTGGACATTCCGACAGTCGCCACAATCGGGTCGATACAATCGATACGCTCGGCAAACTCGCGTTCACAAATGCAAATGGGGCCGTTCGGCACGACCCCATTCACAAAAACAAGCACTGCGCTGGTCGGTCGTCGAAGTTACTTGTCGTCGAGCAACTCGACGGCGACGAACTTCTTACCTTCGAGCATTTCGAGGCTGGCGCCGCCGCCGGTGCTCACGTGCGTCACCTTGTCAGCCAAACCGAATTCCTGAATCGCGGCCGCGCTGTCGCCACCGCCAATGATGCTGGTCGCTCCGCTGGCGACGATTGCGTCGGCGATCGCGCGTGTGCCCGCGTCGAAAGGCGGCATTTCGAAGACGCCCATCGGTCCGTTCCAAACGACCGTCTTCGACGACTTGATCACTTCGCTGTATTTAGCGATGGTCGCGGGACCGATATCGAATCCTTCCCAGCCGCCTTCATCGGGAATCTTTCCTGCGGGCACGATCTGCTTGTTGCAGGTCGATTTGAAGTCGTCGCCACAATGCGTGTCGAGCGGCAGCAACAGCTTGTCTCCACCTGTGGCGATCAACTCTTTCGCCAGCTCGACTTTGTCCTTTTCTACGCGGCTGCGACCGACAGAGCCCCCTTTCGCCAGCGAGAACGTGTAAGCCATGGCGCCGCCGATGAGAACCTTGTCGCAGATCGACAGCAGGTTCTGAATGACGTTGATTTTGTCCGAGACTTTGGCGCCGCCAACGATCGCCACAAACGGACGAACGGGGTCGGCGATGGCGTCCGACAAGAAGGCAATTTCCTTCTCGACAAGAAATCCGCACACTTTGGGCTTACCGGCCATCGCGTTGGGGACAGCGACCATGGACCCTTCCGTTCGATGGCAGGTACCGAACGCGTCGTTGCAGTAGACATCGCCCATCGCGGCCAAGACGGCGGCGTATTCTGGATCGCCCTTTTTTTCGCCCTTGTTGAACCGTACGTTTTCGAGCAGCAGGACTTCGTTGTTTTTCAACGTTTTTGATTTCGCCTTGGCATCATCTCCGACGGTATCTGAGGCAAAGTGAACGGGGCAGCCGAGTAGTTCTTGCAATCGCTGAGCGACGGGTTTCAAGCTGTACTTTGCGTCTTCTGCCGGATCTTTTCCTTCCGGCCGTCCCAGGTGGCTCATCAGAATCACCCGACCGCCACGCTTCAGCACCGATTGGATCGATGGAAGGGCTTCGGTGATGCGTCGATCGTCGGTGATATGAAGTTGGTCGTCGAGGGGAACATTGAAGTCACACCGCATCAACACCGCTTTGTGAGAAACATCGACGTCCGCAATAGTCTTTTTCGCCATGATCGGGTTTGCTTTGTCCTGAGAAACTCTCGCCGAGTCGGCACTTCATCCACACGACGAAGTTGCCTCTCTCCGAAATGTGACGTCATGGTAGATTCCGACGCGAACGAAACCAAGCGACCGGAGACGAGCACCGACAACAGAGGCATAAGATCACGTCAAAACATAATTTAGAGCCACTCTCGCGAAAGGATTGCATCACAATCGGTTGCAATCTCGACAATGAGTAGAAGCCTGACGGGGCGGCTATGATCCGCGCGACGACGGCCTATTGCTGGCGGGTCGTTCGGTTAGTTTTTTTCGATGTTGACTGGTACCGATAATAGACTTCCAGGCACATCGTACTGAGGGCCGTCGAATACAATCGGCCACCGATTCCCGCCCACTTACCACGCGGATCCCAACTACCGGCCAATTGGCCTTCTTGTCGCTGCATCGAAACCAGCAAGTCTCGGAGCGATTCGTTCCATTCTTTCCACGATTCATCGTCGGAATTGTGCATCGCAAGCGTGCCGTAGTACCAGTAATACTCATCATAGTCTCGCAGGCGAGGCAAGTTGTCTCGCAGAAACTTCACGGCCTCAAGGCTGGTCGCGTCATCACCACGAAGACTGAACATCTGCCGGCAAAAAAGGGCCTCGGCGGTCATGGCCGGTGTCGGACGATCGTCGATTTTGTATCCCGCCAATCCCCCATGCGTTCCGGCATGCTTCAATCGGGCACGCGAATCCAGAAACGAGACCATTCCTTTGCGTGTCTTTTCGGGGACGGGTATGCCCGCGTTCACAGCACTTTTGAGTGCCATCAGTTGCCATCCAAACATACTCATGTCGCTTTTTCCCCCCTTTCCATAACGCCATCCGCCATCGTCGTTCTGCATGGCAGAGATCATGTAGACACCACGACGGACAGCATTCTGAAGTTCAGGGAACGTATTCCCGTCTTTTTGCATCGCATAGGCTTCGGCCAGCGCAAATGTCGCGATCGCATGGCAATAGTTCTGGTCGTACTGAGTGGCGTCACCCCCGAGATAGCCGTTTTCCAGTTGCTGGCTGATGAGCCAGTCGATCGCCTGCTTCACTTCGTTCGTATAGCCACCTTTCTCGTGCGTATATCCCGCACCAAGAAAGGAAAGAATCACCAGTCCCGTGACACCCGAATCGGCGTGTTTGCCGCCACCGAGCCGCGGCTGTCCGTGCGGGTCCTTGTCCACCGAACCGCCCCCATGTCGCGACGAGGACCAACGTCCATTCGACTCTTGAACGCTGGAAAGCCATTTCAAGCTCCGTTCAACCGCACGCTCAGACTCTTCCGAACCACCGTATTTCAAGGCACTCGACATTCGCTGTGTCGACGAACGTGCCTCATACGTTTCTGGGGCTCGCACGGGTGCTTTGGAACTGGCTCGCGGCTGTGGACGTTCCAATTTGGGAGCAAAGGACTCGTCCTGCGGTTCGAGAATACTCTTCTCGGTCAGCAATTGGT
This genomic interval from Schlesneria paludicola DSM 18645 contains the following:
- a CDS encoding globin domain-containing protein, which codes for MSTPDETVISSVHGLIGDEGFRRLVGAFYRRVPADDILSAMYPAHDLAGAEDRLCSFLIFRFGGPDRYLNERGHPKLRMRHAPFIVNQAARDRWVQLMNQALDEAQLPTAAVAIIQPFLADVATFLINRNSGPALIS
- a CDS encoding arylsulfatase encodes the protein MNVRVNRSDNDMNGSKRTCFNVLAASICLLLFTWGGRLPRLHAAPPNIIVIITDDQGYGDFSCHGNPVLKTPHLDRLHDEGVRFLDFHVSPTCAPTRSAIMTGRHEFRNGVTHTILERERLTLTATTLPQVLKTVGYTTGIFGKWHLGDEPAYRPGQRGFDETFIHGGGGIGQTYPGSCGDAPGNTYFDPAIMHNGMFEKTQGYCTDVFFGQAMTWINTVKGRQPFFCYIATNAPHGPLQVRPEDEQRYRGKVADSNVAKFFGMISNIDDNVGRLLAKLTDWGIERETLVVFMNDNGGTVGVAIHNAGMRGQKGTPWLGGTRAASFWRWPGTLKPVDVRSPCAHLDVFPTIAEIAEIKLDGHLATQVEGRSLMPLLQQLNSDWPDRTLFTHVGRWPKGADPNEFKFRNCSVRTPRWHMVRAGDQTQDRWQLFDLISDPGEQTDVAATHPQQVAQLDQEYDQWWESVQSQLVNEKAVGPEINPFKAEYQKQFGIEPGK
- a CDS encoding CPBP family intramembrane glutamic endopeptidase — translated: MNEHAFDESVGERSSLEIMTSRERPRGPRTAWIAWLVIISTIAFLILPRNSSRHEETDDASLVMQELQAKYLLGARSLGLIPIESLRDQVVAAFSSGTLRQQLIGPVLIGEVTGAKEGLKALDELRDRDATMIERASESDQQLIRLLEKLLVARSENEDLKVDWPEDERREIETVLPERLGWSGQLALLPPESPDVEGRTQLLGQARRTFVALLCVFGTGIAAVVIGSVLLLTWWGFVLAGRLSRGIGSLRGEQAIYAETFAVWLVMYVALSFAISNLHLENLGMTTILIPMIGGLGALAWPVMRGTRWRDVRTDLGLYWDTPAWTPPLVGVGSYLAALPLLGCAMVMTLVLMKVSNQFAPPGDSAATPIHPIVEPILRGNWTMRMQLMFVAVFAAVPEEIMFRGVLYRHLRDSGSRPGSSRRMIFAMLFSSFIFAAIHPQGLFGIPILMTIAMVLATVREWRGSLVPCMITHGMVNAVTTLVLFLMAD
- a CDS encoding PilZ domain-containing protein, with the translated sequence MNAPDPWSRPSVKDLRAVLESIERLDVQNLRTQERIELTVPAEITTARGNTVPAMTREISRFGIGLLHRGSISLGEVTVKMASESREYCYRVAVEWCMPCENGMFMSGGRFLSKPNAMGGADE
- a CDS encoding phosphoglycerate kinase → MAKKTIADVDVSHKAVLMRCDFNVPLDDQLHITDDRRITEALPSIQSVLKRGGRVILMSHLGRPEGKDPAEDAKYSLKPVAQRLQELLGCPVHFASDTVGDDAKAKSKTLKNNEVLLLENVRFNKGEKKGDPEYAAVLAAMGDVYCNDAFGTCHRTEGSMVAVPNAMAGKPKVCGFLVEKEIAFLSDAIADPVRPFVAIVGGAKVSDKINVIQNLLSICDKVLIGGAMAYTFSLAKGGSVGRSRVEKDKVELAKELIATGGDKLLLPLDTHCGDDFKSTCNKQIVPAGKIPDEGGWEGFDIGPATIAKYSEVIKSSKTVVWNGPMGVFEMPPFDAGTRAIADAIVASGATSIIGGGDSAAAIQEFGLADKVTHVSTGGGASLEMLEGKKFVAVELLDDK
- a CDS encoding prenyltransferase/squalene oxidase repeat-containing protein, with amino-acid sequence MPTRLLEMVMSSAAKLSTGGTLLYVGLIACSIFAVFYLISLWTARYGDKQTLWKSLILSLMLHGCLGFGWATVAESRPRPIGRPDVKVDTTPILLVDEMDSSPVQGKNPLPIFHSGPATMDRKLTRTPRNIERFNVDGIDAEIDSPQVDQQPETGEVPPELPDMASVPVEESSPDLQVPEVTHSKPAAAENTLAAEQPQSEARPEATAAVTPARPGGGQRAAMIDAPDQPKLSRGASSRLTPQIDDGADMMLPSEIVVDALPKPQGAPSTEEIRRPGSPNPNQGPVVDATAGVGSDSNPNAAVSTGPRRPDRIQRSRSRSTNDGPDEIAVRPSAQLPQSNSSPSSPRNSTGEDQLLTEKSILEPQDESFAPKLERPQPRASSKAPVRAPETYEARSSTQRMSSALKYGGSEESERAVERSLKWLSSVQESNGRWSSSRHGGGSVDKDPHGQPRLGGGKHADSGVTGLVILSFLGAGYTHEKGGYTNEVKQAIDWLISQQLENGYLGGDATQYDQNYCHAIATFALAEAYAMQKDGNTFPELQNAVRRGVYMISAMQNDDGGWRYGKGGKSDMSMFGWQLMALKSAVNAGIPVPEKTRKGMVSFLDSRARLKHAGTHGGLAGYKIDDRPTPAMTAEALFCRQMFSLRGDDATSLEAVKFLRDNLPRLRDYDEYYWYYGTLAMHNSDDESWKEWNESLRDLLVSMQRQEGQLAGSWDPRGKWAGIGGRLYSTALSTMCLEVYYRYQSTSKKTNRTTRQQ